The Flavobacterium faecale genome has a segment encoding these proteins:
- the xylA gene encoding xylose isomerase encodes MATLGNKEYFKGIGDIKFEGKESDNPLAFKYYNPDQVVAGKTMRDHFKFSIAYWHTFCGQGSDPFGPGTQNFPWDQPTDALTAAKEKADAAFEFTTKMGFGYYCFHDYDLIQEGATFGESESRLAAITEYLKEKQAASGVKLLWGTANAFSNPRYMNGAATNPDFNVLARAGGQVKLALDATIALGGENYVFWGGREGYMSLLNTDMGRELDHMGQFLRTARDYARAQGFKGNFLIEPKPMEPMKHQYDFDSATAIGFLRAQGLDKDFKINIEVNHATLAQHTFQHEIDVAAQAGMLGSLDANRGDYQNGWDTDQFPNNIQETTEAMLVFLKAGGLQGGGVNFDAKIRRNSTDMEDAFHAHIGGADTFARALLTADKIITSSAYDKLRADRYSSFDAGNGKAFEDGKLSMQDLYKIAHENGELNLQSGKQELFENIINQYI; translated from the coding sequence ATGGCAACTTTAGGAAATAAAGAATACTTCAAAGGAATTGGAGATATTAAATTTGAAGGAAAAGAATCTGACAACCCGTTAGCATTCAAATACTACAACCCAGACCAAGTAGTAGCTGGAAAAACAATGCGTGATCACTTTAAGTTTTCTATCGCATATTGGCACACATTCTGTGGGCAAGGTTCAGATCCTTTTGGACCTGGAACACAAAATTTCCCTTGGGACCAACCTACAGATGCGCTTACTGCTGCAAAAGAAAAAGCAGATGCTGCATTTGAATTTACTACAAAAATGGGATTTGGTTACTACTGTTTCCATGATTACGATTTGATTCAAGAGGGTGCTACTTTTGGAGAATCAGAAAGTAGATTGGCAGCAATCACTGAGTATTTAAAAGAAAAACAAGCAGCTTCAGGAGTAAAATTACTTTGGGGTACTGCAAATGCTTTTTCAAACCCACGTTACATGAATGGTGCGGCTACTAATCCTGACTTTAATGTTTTGGCTAGAGCTGGTGGTCAAGTAAAATTGGCTTTGGATGCTACAATTGCTTTAGGTGGTGAAAACTACGTATTCTGGGGTGGACGTGAAGGATATATGTCTTTACTAAATACGGATATGGGTAGAGAATTGGATCATATGGGACAATTTTTAAGAACTGCTCGTGATTATGCACGTGCACAAGGTTTTAAAGGAAATTTCTTGATTGAACCAAAACCTATGGAACCAATGAAGCATCAGTACGATTTTGATAGCGCTACAGCAATCGGATTTTTACGCGCACAAGGTTTAGATAAAGATTTCAAAATCAATATCGAAGTAAACCACGCAACATTGGCACAACATACTTTTCAACACGAAATTGATGTTGCTGCTCAAGCAGGAATGTTAGGAAGTTTGGATGCTAACCGTGGTGATTACCAAAACGGATGGGATACTGACCAATTTCCAAATAACATTCAAGAAACTACAGAAGCGATGTTGGTCTTCTTAAAAGCAGGTGGTCTTCAAGGTGGTGGAGTTAATTTTGATGCAAAAATCAGAAGAAACTCAACGGATATGGAAGATGCTTTTCACGCACACATTGGTGGAGCAGATACGTTTGCAAGAGCATTATTGACTGCTGACAAAATTATCACATCATCAGCTTATGATAAATTAAGAGCAGACCGTTACAGTTCATTCGATGCTGGAAACGGAAAAGCTTTTGAAGATGGAAAATTATCTATGCAAGATTTATACAAAATTGCACATGAAAATGGTGAGCTTAACTTACAAAGTGGTAAACAAGAATTGTTTGAAAACATTATCAACCAATACATTTAG
- a CDS encoding LacI family DNA-binding transcriptional regulator, with protein sequence MTLKKIAAEFNVSIATVSKALNDSHDIGVKTKEKIQAFALKHHYKPNKIALSLLNKKTKTLGVIIPNIMNSFFTEVFVGIEEKASALGYNLISCISNESYEKEVTTIELLKSGTIDGFLVSIAEETQINKNFNHFNEAISEGIPIVLFDRVTDEIESDKVIVNDLEGARHATDHLIKTGCKKIAIVSIIDNLSVGKLRVEGYKKALTDHGMTVNEKIIVRLSKNEDLETAMKIVLADKTIDGLLCLEESSAIVCLELIKAMKYSIPDQMSMICFTNGKLPQHVSPTITTISQHGKFIGETATLMLVNRLESKTDLEFSTKIIKTSLIERETTKRLQ encoded by the coding sequence ATGACCCTTAAAAAAATTGCTGCAGAGTTCAATGTGTCGATCGCTACGGTATCAAAGGCATTGAATGACAGTCACGATATAGGCGTAAAGACGAAAGAAAAAATTCAAGCTTTTGCCTTAAAGCACCACTATAAACCAAACAAAATAGCGTTGAGTTTATTGAATAAAAAAACAAAAACATTGGGCGTGATTATTCCCAATATCATGAATAGTTTTTTTACTGAGGTATTTGTGGGTATCGAAGAAAAAGCATCTGCTCTTGGTTACAACCTGATTTCGTGCATCTCCAATGAGTCGTATGAAAAAGAAGTCACCACCATCGAATTATTAAAAAGTGGTACTATCGATGGTTTCTTGGTTTCGATTGCAGAGGAAACGCAGATCAACAAAAACTTCAATCATTTTAATGAGGCTATTAGTGAAGGAATTCCGATTGTCCTTTTTGACAGAGTCACGGACGAAATCGAAAGTGATAAAGTCATCGTCAATGATCTTGAAGGCGCTCGCCATGCCACAGATCACCTAATAAAAACAGGTTGCAAAAAAATTGCCATAGTTTCGATTATTGATAATTTAAGTGTGGGAAAACTTAGGGTCGAAGGCTACAAAAAAGCTCTCACAGATCATGGGATGACTGTTAACGAAAAAATCATAGTACGCCTATCTAAAAATGAAGATCTAGAGACGGCCATGAAAATTGTACTGGCTGATAAGACAATCGATGGCTTACTTTGCCTCGAAGAAAGTTCTGCCATTGTTTGTTTAGAACTGATTAAGGCTATGAAATACAGCATTCCAGACCAAATGTCGATGATTTGTTTTACCAACGGTAAACTGCCACAACACGTGAGTCCAACCATTACCACTATCAGTCAACACGGCAAATTTATTGGAGAAACCGCAACGCTTATGCTCGTAAACCGACTAGAAAGCAAAACTGATTTGGAATTTTCTACTAAAATTATAAAAACGAGTTTGATCGAAAGAGAAACCACAAAGAGACTGCAATAA
- a CDS encoding right-handed parallel beta-helix repeat-containing protein codes for MIKKKPSFVKAIFFLFVIGFSVLGTSQTIKGTTLYFDTSIAADATPTVLAQFMAAKERPFSEIKFEKGIYHFYPDKGLEIYAQISNHNNGLVKTAFPIFGMNNLTIDGQGSTFIFHGIIIPFSIENSTNIKIENLSVDWGMSFHSEGLIVANDLTKKTFDMQISKEYPYEIRNGQLIFIKEYYEHNIGQSILFDPKTKGVLYNTEAFTSLTTRTKTKIQTGVKNIEYKYKADPKSPENSRVGMEDKLVVEQLKPGLVRVFGHTKRIPEVGNILTMKGEQGQNRFAPAFHVVASKDFVAENIDVHHACGMGIIVENTENITLNKFNITPSNGRIVSTTADATHFVGCRGKIEIKNCVFNNQLDDAVNVHGTYQEVVDLLGGNRIGIKVGHYQQQGFSIGVPNDEIGLVNLHHSFYEYGKLTLKSIEKVNSRYQIITFNEKVPANLKVGDYIENLSAYPELLVQNCTIGKNRARGLLLSTPRKIVVENNTFSTEMEAILVPVESGYWYESGSAQDLTIRNNVFQDCNTSGLNRGIIRFETDDESKNVAFKNIVIADNVINQFDNAILEVNNTDGLKFIGNTITNSGTYKMLFPENPAFSIKTSKNIIFEKNKYKGKAKEILKVDSSIPELKFK; via the coding sequence ATGATCAAGAAGAAACCATCATTTGTAAAAGCAATATTTTTTTTGTTTGTAATAGGCTTTTCGGTACTAGGTACGAGTCAAACTATAAAGGGAACTACGCTTTATTTTGATACGAGTATAGCTGCTGACGCTACGCCAACGGTTTTGGCGCAATTTATGGCTGCCAAGGAGCGACCTTTTTCAGAGATTAAATTTGAGAAAGGTATTTATCATTTTTATCCGGACAAGGGGTTAGAAATATATGCTCAAATCTCAAATCATAATAATGGGTTGGTTAAGACAGCTTTTCCTATTTTTGGCATGAATAATTTGACTATTGATGGCCAAGGATCTACTTTTATTTTTCATGGAATTATTATTCCGTTTTCTATAGAAAATTCGACAAATATAAAAATTGAAAACCTATCTGTTGATTGGGGAATGTCTTTTCATAGTGAAGGTTTGATTGTGGCAAATGATTTGACCAAGAAAACATTTGACATGCAGATCTCTAAAGAATACCCATATGAGATACGAAATGGTCAATTGATTTTTATCAAAGAATATTATGAACATAATATTGGACAGTCAATTTTGTTTGATCCAAAAACAAAAGGCGTTTTGTATAACACCGAAGCTTTCACGTCGTTAACTACTAGAACTAAAACCAAAATTCAGACTGGAGTTAAAAATATTGAATACAAATATAAAGCTGATCCAAAATCTCCTGAAAATTCTAGAGTAGGGATGGAAGATAAGCTGGTGGTGGAACAACTAAAACCGGGATTGGTACGTGTTTTTGGTCACACTAAAAGAATTCCGGAGGTGGGTAATATTTTAACCATGAAGGGAGAACAGGGTCAAAACCGATTTGCACCTGCCTTTCATGTGGTTGCGAGCAAAGACTTTGTTGCTGAAAATATTGATGTGCATCACGCTTGCGGAATGGGGATTATAGTTGAAAACACAGAAAATATAACGTTGAATAAATTTAATATCACGCCATCAAACGGTAGAATTGTGTCTACTACTGCTGATGCAACACATTTTGTTGGTTGTCGTGGGAAAATTGAGATTAAAAATTGTGTTTTTAATAATCAACTTGACGATGCTGTAAATGTACACGGTACCTATCAAGAGGTAGTTGATCTTTTGGGAGGTAATAGAATTGGAATTAAAGTGGGACATTATCAACAACAAGGTTTTAGTATTGGGGTTCCAAATGATGAAATTGGGTTGGTAAACTTGCACCACTCTTTTTATGAATATGGAAAACTGACTTTGAAATCAATAGAAAAAGTAAATAGTCGCTATCAAATTATTACCTTCAATGAGAAGGTGCCAGCCAATTTGAAGGTAGGCGATTATATTGAAAACCTTTCTGCTTATCCTGAATTATTGGTTCAAAACTGTACTATTGGTAAAAACAGAGCTAGAGGATTATTGCTATCTACACCGAGAAAAATTGTGGTAGAAAACAATACGTTTAGTACTGAAATGGAAGCGATTTTGGTTCCTGTAGAAAGTGGCTATTGGTACGAGTCGGGTAGTGCTCAAGATTTGACTATTCGTAATAATGTTTTTCAAGACTGTAATACTAGTGGTCTAAATCGCGGAATAATTAGGTTTGAAACAGATGACGAAAGTAAAAATGTAGCTTTTAAAAATATTGTGATTGCAGATAATGTGATCAATCAATTTGATAATGCTATTTTGGAGGTCAACAATACAGATGGACTTAAGTTTATTGGGAATACAATTACTAACTCGGGTACGTATAAAATGTTGTTTCCAGAGAATCCAGCTTTTTCGATTAAAACATCCAAGAATATTATTTTCGAAAAAAATAAATACAAAGGAAAGGCAAAAGAAATTTTGAAAGTAGACAGTTCAATTCCAGAACTAAAATTCAAATAA
- a CDS encoding OsmC family protein, giving the protein MSFKHLFKAQLQWFSNKKETTRYVKNHTIFIEGKEILNVSAAKAFKGDPSLYNPEDLLLSSVVSCHMMSYLYVCAQHQIEVISYSDAAEATLEVLENGSGRFVEVRLFPQVVIRNKEQIALANELHTKANELCFIANSCNFKIVHEGSCEVE; this is encoded by the coding sequence ATGTCATTCAAACATCTTTTTAAAGCGCAGCTACAGTGGTTTTCGAACAAAAAAGAAACTACACGATATGTCAAGAATCACACGATTTTTATCGAAGGAAAAGAGATTCTGAATGTTTCGGCAGCCAAAGCTTTTAAAGGTGATCCAAGTTTGTACAATCCAGAAGATTTATTGTTGAGTAGCGTGGTCTCCTGTCATATGATGTCGTATTTGTATGTGTGTGCACAGCACCAAATTGAAGTCATATCCTATTCTGATGCGGCCGAAGCAACGCTTGAAGTATTAGAAAATGGATCAGGACGCTTTGTTGAGGTACGATTATTTCCGCAGGTTGTTATTCGAAATAAGGAGCAAATAGCGTTGGCAAATGAGTTGCATACCAAAGCAAATGAATTGTGTTTTATTGCCAATTCGTGCAATTTTAAGATAGTGCATGAAGGCAGTTGTGAAGTAGAATAG
- a CDS encoding IS1182 family transposase: protein MLVQQQTIQFSEYSSLYDLIVPKENLLRKINDLIDFSFIYDELLNKYCPNNGRMAESPVRMFKYLLLKTIYTVSDIDVVERSQYDMSFKYFLDMNPEDDVINPSSLTKFRKLRLKDTDLLNLLINKTVTIAIEKGIIRSKSIIVDATHTLSRSNPFLAIDVLRERSKLLRKTVYSFEQEFKEHMPEKNTDNDLEKELAYCKELEKRIENEPSISSIPAVKEKLNLLKETVEDTQENFTLSKDADAKTGHKSADSSFFGYKTHLAMTEERIITAAVVTSGEKGDGPELPRLLAISQKNGIDVDTIIGDGAYTGKENLKLTREQNIKVVARLNVTIAQGARKDEDKFDYNKDADRFVCTAGHMAIRKARQGKKNVGTNQIQTYYFDVEKCKTCSLKEGCYKEGSKTKTYSVSIKSDLHQEQISFQETDYYKEKAKHRYKIEAKNSELKNVHGYDRAISYGITNMQMQGAIAIFAVNLKRILKLM from the coding sequence ATGTTAGTACAACAACAAACAATACAATTCAGCGAGTATTCTTCGTTGTATGATTTAATAGTTCCAAAAGAAAATCTATTAAGAAAAATTAATGATTTGATTGATTTTTCATTCATTTACGATGAGTTGTTAAATAAGTACTGTCCCAATAATGGGCGAATGGCAGAAAGTCCCGTTCGTATGTTTAAGTATTTACTACTTAAAACAATCTATACTGTTTCCGATATTGATGTCGTGGAGCGTTCTCAATACGATATGTCCTTCAAATATTTTTTGGATATGAATCCAGAAGACGATGTTATCAATCCGAGTTCGTTAACAAAATTTAGAAAACTACGTCTAAAGGATACCGACCTATTAAATCTGTTGATAAACAAAACAGTCACCATTGCTATCGAAAAAGGTATTATTCGTTCGAAGTCTATCATCGTTGATGCCACACATACTTTATCAAGATCCAATCCATTTTTAGCCATCGATGTATTGAGAGAACGTTCCAAGCTACTGCGAAAAACAGTATACAGCTTTGAGCAGGAATTCAAAGAACATATGCCTGAAAAAAATACAGACAATGACTTAGAGAAGGAACTTGCTTATTGTAAAGAGTTGGAAAAACGCATTGAAAATGAGCCGTCAATAAGTTCGATTCCAGCTGTGAAAGAGAAATTAAATCTACTCAAAGAAACTGTAGAAGACACTCAAGAAAATTTTACCTTATCAAAAGATGCAGATGCTAAAACGGGTCATAAATCTGCTGATAGTTCTTTCTTTGGATATAAGACTCACTTAGCTATGACCGAGGAGCGCATCATTACAGCGGCTGTAGTCACATCAGGTGAAAAAGGGGATGGACCAGAATTACCTAGACTTTTAGCGATTAGTCAAAAAAACGGAATTGATGTTGATACTATTATTGGGGATGGAGCTTATACAGGAAAAGAAAATCTCAAACTCACAAGGGAGCAAAATATTAAAGTGGTAGCCAGACTAAATGTTACAATAGCACAAGGAGCTAGAAAAGACGAAGATAAATTTGACTATAATAAAGATGCCGATAGATTTGTTTGCACTGCTGGTCATATGGCCATACGAAAGGCTCGCCAAGGTAAAAAAAATGTTGGAACCAATCAAATACAAACCTACTATTTTGATGTGGAAAAATGTAAGACCTGCTCTTTAAAAGAGGGTTGTTATAAAGAAGGATCCAAGACAAAAACATATTCGGTGTCGATAAAATCGGACTTACACCAAGAACAAATCAGCTTTCAAGAAACTGACTATTACAAAGAAAAAGCAAAACATCGATATAAAATAGAAGCGAAAAATAGTGAGTTGAAAAATGTACATGGTTATGATAGAGCAATATCATATGGCATTACCAATATGCAAATGCAAGGTGCAATAGCAATTTTCGCAGTCAACTTAAAAAGAATACTCAAATTAATGTAG
- a CDS encoding arylsulfatase: MKTIVKILTLVGFSLVSVLGHAQSKTKPNVIYILADDLGYGDLSCYGQKKFATPNIDKLAARGIKFTQHYSGSAVCAPSRSTLITGLHTGHTSIRGNLERGHDLEGQVAMDGTEVTIADIFKNAGYATGAFGKWGLGFIDSEGDPLNQGFDEFYGYNCQRKAHRYFPPYLWHNKEKIFLKGNDYTEKVTYAPDEIQKATLEFIVKNKKKPFFAYVPFVLPHAEIISPNDAVYNAFKGKYKEGKPFVLPNNYLSDYGPNMVEYKYASQLAPHAVYATMVTRLDNYVGEIMSKLVELGIADNTLVIFTSDNGPAVEGGADPEFFDGTAGLRGVKRDLFEGGIRAPFLAVWPNKIKGGTSSNVISAFWDMKPTFAAIVGEKKIGKTDGISLLPTLLGQKTQKLHPYMYWEFPQTGGRKAVRLGNWKGVIYDMTQKENPEFQLYDLSTDPAETKNIAKANPKIVTQMLDIMKKEHTDSVLFPFK; the protein is encoded by the coding sequence ATGAAAACGATAGTAAAAATTTTAACATTGGTTGGATTCTCGCTGGTATCAGTTTTGGGTCACGCACAAAGCAAGACAAAACCCAATGTAATTTATATTTTGGCAGATGATTTGGGATACGGCGATTTGAGTTGCTATGGTCAAAAAAAGTTTGCTACTCCAAATATTGATAAACTAGCGGCTAGAGGAATCAAATTTACCCAGCATTATAGTGGATCTGCAGTGTGCGCGCCATCGCGCTCTACCCTGATTACAGGCTTGCATACAGGACATACGTCTATACGTGGGAATCTCGAAAGAGGTCATGACCTTGAAGGACAAGTAGCAATGGATGGTACCGAAGTTACAATTGCAGACATTTTTAAAAATGCAGGATATGCGACTGGTGCTTTTGGAAAATGGGGATTGGGATTTATAGATTCTGAAGGAGATCCATTGAATCAAGGATTTGATGAGTTTTATGGTTATAATTGTCAAAGGAAAGCACACCGTTATTTCCCTCCATATTTGTGGCATAATAAAGAAAAAATATTCTTGAAAGGAAATGATTATACTGAAAAAGTAACCTATGCGCCGGATGAAATACAGAAAGCTACTTTGGAATTTATTGTGAAAAACAAGAAAAAACCTTTCTTTGCTTATGTGCCATTTGTGTTACCACATGCTGAAATTATTTCGCCAAATGATGCAGTTTATAATGCTTTTAAAGGGAAATATAAAGAGGGTAAACCCTTTGTTTTGCCTAATAATTATCTGTCTGATTACGGACCAAATATGGTAGAATACAAATATGCATCGCAATTGGCACCACATGCCGTTTACGCAACGATGGTGACTAGGCTTGATAATTATGTGGGTGAAATTATGTCAAAATTAGTAGAGCTAGGAATTGCAGATAATACCTTAGTGATCTTTACAAGTGATAACGGTCCAGCGGTAGAAGGTGGTGCAGATCCTGAATTTTTTGACGGGACTGCAGGATTAAGAGGGGTAAAGAGAGATTTGTTTGAAGGTGGAATTCGTGCCCCATTTTTGGCTGTTTGGCCCAACAAAATTAAAGGAGGAACAAGCTCAAACGTGATCTCAGCATTTTGGGATATGAAACCAACTTTTGCAGCGATTGTTGGAGAGAAAAAAATTGGAAAAACAGATGGAATATCCTTATTACCTACCTTATTGGGACAAAAAACACAAAAACTGCATCCTTATATGTACTGGGAATTTCCGCAAACAGGCGGGCGTAAGGCAGTGCGTTTGGGCAATTGGAAAGGTGTAATCTATGATATGACTCAAAAAGAAAATCCAGAATTTCAATTGTATGATTTATCGACGGACCCAGCGGAAACGAAAAATATTGCGAAAGCAAACCCAAAAATAGTAACCCAAATGTTGGACATAATGAAAAAAGAACATACCGATTCGGTTTTGTTTCCATTCAAATAA
- a CDS encoding xylulokinase, giving the protein MYYIGFDIGSSSVKAAIVEIATGKSIGVVQEPETEMEMLALKNGWAEQKPEDWWLHCCNAVAKLKKKYAISRTQIKGIGISYQMHGLVLVDKSGNPLRKSIIWCDSRAVALGQEAFTAIGEDKCAANLLNSPANFTASKLKWVKENEPEIYKQVYKFMLPGDYIAYKLSNVINTTISGLSEGIFWDFKKDTVADFLLEYYGIDASLVPDIVDTFGLQSTVDEKGELESGLAAGTPIFYRAGDQPNNALALNVFNPGEVAATGGTSGVVYAVTDSLSSKESSRINNFGHVNYKKGAEPRIGKLLCINGAGIQYRWLLNNLAVSSYEEMNNLASEVPVGSDGVCILPFGNGAERMLNNKDVGTRLVNVNLNNHNKAHLCRAALEGIAFSFVYGMDILKGDGVAVNVMRAGNDNLFRSEIFSNTVATLIGHEIEIYNTTGAIGAARASGLHEGNFEQYGKLVMENDHVMTYMPFKDKAPYLAAYELWKKELELIINK; this is encoded by the coding sequence ATGTATTACATAGGATTTGACATAGGAAGCTCATCAGTAAAGGCTGCTATTGTCGAAATTGCGACTGGAAAAAGTATTGGAGTAGTCCAAGAACCAGAAACGGAAATGGAGATGCTAGCGCTAAAAAATGGCTGGGCAGAACAAAAACCAGAAGACTGGTGGTTGCACTGTTGTAATGCTGTTGCTAAACTAAAAAAGAAATACGCTATCTCGAGAACACAAATCAAAGGAATTGGTATTTCGTACCAAATGCACGGTTTGGTTTTGGTAGATAAAAGTGGTAATCCGCTTCGTAAATCGATTATTTGGTGTGATAGTAGAGCAGTAGCTTTAGGTCAAGAAGCTTTTACAGCTATTGGAGAAGATAAATGTGCTGCTAACTTACTTAATTCTCCGGCCAATTTTACAGCCTCAAAATTGAAGTGGGTCAAAGAAAACGAACCTGAAATTTACAAACAAGTCTATAAATTCATGCTTCCGGGCGATTATATCGCTTACAAGCTTTCAAACGTAATCAATACTACAATTTCAGGACTGTCTGAAGGTATTTTTTGGGATTTCAAAAAAGATACTGTAGCCGATTTTCTTTTAGAATATTACGGCATTGATGCGTCTTTGGTGCCAGATATCGTGGATACGTTTGGATTACAATCGACAGTGGACGAAAAAGGGGAACTAGAAAGCGGACTAGCTGCTGGAACGCCAATTTTTTACAGAGCAGGTGATCAACCTAATAATGCATTGGCACTAAATGTTTTTAATCCTGGTGAAGTAGCTGCAACGGGTGGTACATCTGGAGTAGTGTACGCGGTGACAGATAGTTTGTCAAGTAAAGAGAGCTCACGAATCAACAATTTTGGCCATGTGAATTACAAAAAAGGAGCAGAACCAAGAATTGGAAAATTATTGTGTATCAATGGCGCTGGAATTCAGTACCGTTGGTTGCTAAACAATTTGGCAGTGAGTTCGTATGAAGAGATGAATAATCTAGCTTCAGAAGTTCCCGTGGGTTCTGATGGAGTTTGTATCCTGCCTTTTGGAAATGGTGCGGAAAGAATGTTGAATAATAAAGATGTGGGTACTCGATTGGTCAATGTCAATTTGAACAACCACAATAAAGCCCATTTGTGTAGAGCTGCACTTGAGGGCATTGCCTTCTCGTTTGTATACGGAATGGATATTTTGAAAGGTGATGGCGTTGCTGTAAATGTAATGAGAGCAGGAAACGACAATTTGTTTCGTTCTGAAATTTTTTCGAATACTGTAGCTACGCTTATCGGTCACGAAATCGAAATTTATAACACTACAGGAGCAATTGGAGCAGCAAGGGCTTCAGGATTACACGAAGGAAATTTTGAACAATATGGCAAACTGGTAATGGAAAATGACCACGTGATGACCTATATGCCGTTTAAGGACAAAGCGCCTTACTTGGCTGCATACGAACTTTGGAAAAAAGAATTAGAATTAATAATCAATAAATAA
- a CDS encoding FAD:protein FMN transferase has protein sequence MIFINLIIALFFPPSSQEVWSKYQINGFTQGTTYSVTYYAQQRIVSESQLDSIFARIDASLSIYDERSLISQFNDSKDGIVMDTHFKNVIQCSHEIYQDTDGFFDITVLPLMEAWGFGKKGIVPTEPNSELIKEIKKNTGSKLLQIKGNSLSKKNPKVRIDVNGIAQGYSVDVVADFLEQKKIVNYLVEIGGEIRIKGKRQPSGELMKIGIESTTHQEHLPKSYQKIVSIPEGAITTSGNYQKFYESKGKKIAHLMNPKTGYPVQNDLISVTVFAPDAITADGYDNALMAMGLKKAFQFVSKRKKLEAYFIYKDDNGVVKDTATTGFYSFFR, from the coding sequence ATGATTTTTATAAACCTTATAATCGCTCTTTTTTTTCCTCCAAGCTCGCAAGAAGTTTGGAGCAAATACCAGATTAATGGGTTTACGCAAGGCACGACCTATTCGGTTACTTACTATGCGCAGCAGCGGATAGTGAGCGAAAGTCAATTGGATAGTATTTTTGCTCGAATAGATGCCTCGCTTTCTATTTATGATGAGAGATCGTTGATAAGTCAATTCAATGATTCGAAAGATGGAATAGTAATGGACACCCATTTTAAAAATGTAATCCAGTGTTCTCATGAAATTTATCAGGATACCGATGGATTTTTTGATATTACGGTTTTGCCATTGATGGAAGCATGGGGTTTTGGTAAAAAAGGAATTGTTCCAACAGAGCCAAATTCAGAATTGATAAAAGAAATTAAGAAAAATACAGGTAGTAAACTTTTGCAAATAAAAGGAAACTCCCTTTCGAAAAAGAATCCGAAAGTAAGAATTGATGTTAACGGTATTGCGCAAGGCTATTCGGTAGATGTGGTCGCTGATTTTTTGGAACAAAAGAAAATTGTCAATTATTTGGTCGAAATAGGAGGTGAGATTCGAATAAAAGGAAAACGACAACCCAGTGGTGAGTTAATGAAAATCGGAATCGAATCGACAACCCATCAGGAGCATCTGCCAAAGTCCTATCAAAAAATAGTGAGTATTCCCGAAGGAGCGATTACGACCTCGGGCAACTATCAAAAATTCTACGAAAGTAAGGGAAAGAAAATCGCTCATTTGATGAATCCAAAAACAGGTTATCCGGTTCAAAATGATTTGATAAGTGTAACCGTTTTTGCTCCAGACGCGATTACGGCCGATGGTTATGATAATGCATTAATGGCTATGGGATTGAAAAAAGCTTTTCAATTTGTTTCGAAAAGAAAGAAGCTAGAAGCCTATTTTATTTACAAAGATGATAATGGCGTGGTAAAAGATACCGCAACCACTGGTTTCTATTCTTTTTTTAGATAA